The following are from one region of the Rubrobacter naiadicus genome:
- the gatC gene encoding Asp-tRNA(Asn)/Glu-tRNA(Gln) amidotransferase subunit GatC, producing the protein MISEEEVRHVAELARLELTDEELERIGGQLGAILQSIEKIGELDLSGVPPTANPLNLTNVLRPDEPQEELSVEQALANAPEAEGNLFVVPRID; encoded by the coding sequence GTCGCGGAGCTGGCGCGGCTCGAGCTGACCGACGAGGAGCTGGAGAGGATCGGCGGCCAGCTCGGCGCGATCCTGCAGAGCATAGAGAAGATCGGAGAGCTCGACCTCTCGGGGGTTCCTCCCACGGCGAACCCGCTCAACCTGACCAACGTGCTCAGGCCCGACGAGCCGCAGGAGGAGCTCTCCGTGGAGCAGGCGCTCGCCAACGCGCCGGAGGCCGAGGGCAACCTCTTCGTCGTCCCGAGGATAGACTGA